The nucleotide sequence ATAACTCATGCTACacgccaaatgattggcgagaATCAGCTTATATCCTGGTATGCCctcaattcagatcactttgatgaatccctggTGTTGATTCGTTGTtcttcaggcctcagttaagtgtcaagtctcgtataatatccttccatgcttcaaggtcttatgttctatccttttagtgactcctccttatgtaaaTATAGTNNNNNNNNNNNNNNNNNNNNNNNNNNNNNNNNNNNNNNNNNNNNNNNNNNNNNNNNNNNNNNNNNNNNNNNNNNNNNNNNNNNNNNNNNNNNNNNNNNNNNNNNNNNNNNNNNNNNNNNNNNNNNNNNNNNNNNNNNNNNNNNNNNNNNNNNNNNNNNNNNNNNNNNNNNNNNNNNNNNNNNNNNNNNNNNNNNNNNNNNNNNNNNNNNNNNNNNNNNNNNNNNNNNNNNNNNNNNNNNNNNNNNNNNNNNNNNNNNNNNNNNNNNNNNNNNNNNNNNNNNNNNNNNNNNNNNNNNNNNNNNNNNNNNNNNNNNNNNNNNNNNNNNNNNNNNNNNNNNNNNNNNNNNNNNNNNNNNNNNNNNNNNNNNNNNNNNNNNNNNNNNNNNNNNNNNNNNNNNNNNNNNNNNNNNNNNNNNNNNNNNNNNNNNNNNNNNNNNNNNNNNNNNNNNNNNNNNNNNNNNNNNNNNNNNNNNNNNNNNNNNNNNNNNNNNNNNNNNNNNNNNNNNNNNNNNNNNNNNNNNNNNNNNNNNNNNNNNNNNNNNNNNNNNNNNNNNNNNNNNNNNNNNNNNNNNNNNNNNNNNNNNNNNNNNNNNNNNNNNNNNNNNNNNNNNNNNNNNNNNNNNNNNNNNNNNNNNNNNNNNNNNNNNNNNNNNNNNNNNNNNNNNNNNNNNNNNNNNNNNNNNNNNNNNNNNNNNNNNNNNNNNNNNNNNNNNNNNNNNNNNNNNNNNNNNNNNNNNNNNNNNNNNNNNNNNNNNNNNNNNNNNNNNNNNNNNNNNNNNNNNNNNNNNNNNNNNNNNNNNNNNNNNNNNNNNNNNNNNNNNNNNNNNNNNNNNNNNNNNNNNNNNNNNNNNNNNNNNNNNNNNNNNNNNNNNNNNNNNNNNNNNNNNNNNNNNNNNNNNNNNNNNNNNNNNNNNNNNNNNNNNNNNNNNNNNNNNNNNNNNNNNNNNNNNNNNNNNNNNNNNNNNNNNNNNNNNNNNNNNNNNNNNNNNNNNNNNNNNNNNNNNNNNNNNNNNNNNNNNNNNNNNNNNNNNNNNNNNNNNNNNNNNNNNNNNNNNNNNNNNNNNNNNNNNNNNNNNNNNNNNNNNNNNNNNNNNNNNNNNNNNNNNNNNNNNNNNNNNNNNNNNNNNNNNNNNNNNNNNNNNNNNNNNNNNNNNNNNNNNNNNNNNNNNNNNNNNNNNNNNNNNNNNNNNNNNNNNNNNNNNNNNNNNNNNNNNNNNNNNNNNNNNNNNNNNNNNNNNNNNNNNNNNNNNNNNNNNNNNNNNNNNNNNNNNNNNNNNNNNNNNNNNNNNNNNNNNNNNNNNNNNNNNNNNNNNNNNNNNNNNNNNNNNNNNNNNNNNNNNNNNNNNNNNNNNNNNNNNNNNNNNNNNNNNNNNNNNNNNNNNNNNNNNNNNNNNNNNNNNNNNNNNNNNNNNNNNNNNNNNNNNNNNNNNNNNNNNNNNNNNNNNNNNNNNNNNNNNNNNNNNNNNNNNNNNNNNNNNNNNNNNNNNNNNNNNNNNNNNNNNNNNNNNNNNNNNNNNNNNNNNNNNNNNNNNNNNNNNNNNNNNNNNNNNNNNNNNNNNNNNNNNNNNNNNNNNNNNNNNNNNNNNNNNNNNNNNNNNNNNNNNNNNNNNNNNNNNNNNNNNNNNNNNNNNNNNNNNNNNNNNNNNNNNNNNNNNNNNNNNNNNNNNNNNNNNNNNNNNNNNNNNNNNNNNNNNNNNNNNNNNNNNNNNNNNNNNNNNNNNNNNNNNNNNNNNNNNNNNNNNNNNNNNNNNNNNNNNNNNNNNNNNNNNNNNNNNNNNNNNNNNNNNNNNNNNNNNNNNNNNNNNNNNNNNNNNNNNNNNNNNNNNNNNNNNNNNNNNNNNNNNNNNNNNNNNNNNNNNNNNNNNNNNNNNNNNNNNNNNNNNNNNNNNNNNNNNNNNNNNNNNNNNNNNNNNNNNNNNNNNNNNNNNNNNNNNNNNNNNNNNNNNNNNNNNNNNNNNNNNNNNNNNNNNNNNNNNNNNNNNNNNNNNNNNNNNNNNNNNNNNNNNNNNNNNNNNNNNNNNNNNNNNNNNNNNNNNNNNNNNNNNNNNNNNNNNNNNNNNNNNNNNNNNNNNNNNNNNNNNNNNNNNNNNNNNNNNNNNNNNNNNNNNNNNNNNNNNNNNNNNNNNNNNNNNNNNNNNNNNNNNNNNNNNNNNNNNNNNNNNNNNNNNNNNNNNNNNNNNNNNNNNNNNNNNNNNNNNNNNNNNNNNNNNNNNNNNNNNNNNNNNNNNNNNNNNNNNNNNNNNNNNNNNNNNNNNNNNNNNNNNNNNNNNNNNNNNNNNNNNNNNNNNNNNNNNNNNNNNNNNNNNNNNNNNNNNNNNNNNNNNNNNNNNNNNNNNNNNNNNNNNNNNNNNNNNNNNNNNNNNNNNNNNNNNNNNNNNNNNNNNNNNNNNNNNNNNNNNNNNNNNNNNNNNNNNNNNNNNNNNNNNNNNNNNNNNNNNNNNNNNNNNNNNNNNNNNNNNNNNNNNNNNNNNNNNNNNNNNNNNNNNNNNNNNNNNNNNNNNNNNNNNNNNNNNNNNNNNNNNNNNNNNNNNNNNNNNNNNNNNNNNNNNNNNNNNNNNNNNNNNNNNNNNNNNNNNNNNNNNNNNNNNNNNNNNNNNNNNNNNNNNNNNNNNNNNNNNNNNNNNNNNNNNNNNNNNNNNNNNNNNNNNNNNNNNNNNNNNNNNNNNNNNNNNNNNNNNNNNNNNNNNNNNNNNNNNNNNNNNNNNNNNNNNNNNNNNNNNNNNNNNNNNNNNNNNNNNNNNNNNNNNNNNNNNNNNNNNNNNNNNNNNNNNNNNNNNNNNNNNNNNNNNNNNNNNNNNNNNNNNNNNNNNNNNNNNNNNNNNNNNNNNNNNNNNNNNNNNNNNNNNNNNNNNNNNNNNNNNNNNNNNNNNNNNNNNNNNNNNNNNNNNNNNNNNNNNNNNNNNNNNNNNNNNNNNNNNNNNNNNNNNNNNNNNNNNNNNNNNNNNNNNNNNNNNNNNNNNNNNNNNNNNNNNNNNNNNNNNNNNNNNNNNNNNNNNNNNNAAGgggatagtatagttaagggagtattctagaagtgtgctaagcttcaAAGTGAGACATTGCATTGCCTAAGTCAtggaaattctatcctagcttataaGTTAAATGTCTATATCCCATACAATAGAGTAGTGCCaaggttgtgattccttagttggatgccTTGTGTAAATCATGcctaagattctttgctccctaatgctactagaacttctttagaaagagtgttgaagagataatctattccatccatgtaaattgtgaatctagttcagtccaagcatcatgttttagattccgCTATTTAGTCATGTGACTCGGTTCATAAGAGCTCAGCGCATAATCTCAAAATttcccaagtattttagctcagacagtgtaatacccctaTACGATCTAAGTCTagttgtctcatgattcatacttgcataagttatcacttctcaattcaatatgtatgattggatcatgaacattTTAGGGGAATCCTAAACTTTCAGCATGAATtagctccttaaagcaagtaaagtcaagtcagctcataattcagtttcatgatagaaattTAAATGATTCACTCTGCTATATCCCTTCTTAGAATACATAACATGTCCACGTTATTCCATATCTTTaagacttcaacattcctacccatcattcggggacgaataatcccaagggggagataatgtaacaccccgcatttcgggctagaatgaaaccattatttctatgcgtagatgatccaaaagccataaatcccatgcaaatttggcatgttaatcaattttttagagtgggaacctatttgagcaagAATTGAGAttatagaggtccccaaactcaacgacaagttgaaagtttttctATCATTTGAGTTTGAGTGAGTGACGAAACTTGGATAAACTTCagtcgaccataactcattgtaaatGACGAACTGGGTGTCccaatatatatcaaatgaaaggtatttgagtcctctttctaactccactaatttttccaaaatccgatatcagagaaaaaagttatgcaCATTTTACTCTTGAGAATTTCAGCTACTGGGAAGTGATTTCGTAAGGGTATTTTGGCctttccctcactccaaaaacctttcacactaattaaatcaccccttaagtgTTATTAACCAATCAttagttttacaacatcaaaaaaaAACTTCcgcttcactctcaaaataagacaCAGAAATCTTGTCCCTGTGATTACTACTTGTTCTAGTGACTATATAAGAGCTTTTGTTCTGAAATATATGTCCAACGGGAGCCTTGAGAATTGGTTGTATGGAGAAGACTGCCAGTTGAACCTTTTCCAAAGAATCACTGTAATGCTTGATGCGGCTATGGCAATTGAATATCTACATCATGGTAAAGAAACTCCAATAGTTCACTGCGACCTAAAGCCATCAAATGTTCTTTTGAATGAAGATATGGTGGCTCATGTTGGTGATTTTGGTATCTCCAAAATTTTTGCTGTAAGCAAGTCTATCGCACACACAGAGACATTGGGCACTCTTGGATATATTGCACCAGGTATAAGAAAAATCCCCTCtctttgatttttgtatcatAATTATGCATCTCCAAATTCTAGAAGTAAAAAagtaagtattttttttgtacaAAATTGGTGTTATATTTCAATTAACTTTTTTCATCCTGTTTTAAGAATATGGCTCAGAGGGAATAGTATCCACTAGTGGTGATGTTTATAGTTACAGCATCATGTTGATGGAGATTTTGACAAAAAGACGGCCAACAGATGAAGAGATATGCAGTGAAAATCTTGACTTGAGGAAATGGATGACACAATCATTTTCAGGAACTATGCTTGAAGTTGTGGATGCCAATCTTTTTCCGGAGGAAGAACAAATCACTTCTAAAAGTGAAATCTGCATAGCTTCCATGGTCGAATTGGCTTTAGATTGCACAAAGGAAAATTCAGACTCAAGAATAAGCATGAAAGACGTAGTCAAGAGGCttaataaaatcaagaacacatttcTGGAAACTTAGAAGCTAGTATCTCTTCAAGCGGTGTTGTTTCTCAGCTGCAAGTTGATATGTTACTTTTTGTTTACTTGGTTTCTTTAGTAAAGTCATGTAGTGCATGTAATTCAGAGTGTTGTAGTCCCAGCATTTGTAATTTCATTTGAACCTCTTttgatttaaaaaagaaaaaaaaaatgtaactaTGTTTTAAGTGCTATATGATTTTAGGCATCACAGCTATGGACGGAAAGCAAAGGACTAGACTAATGGATAAATCAATTTCAGACTCATATTGGCCTTCTCTGTATCCATGCAGTTATATGCCATTGATGTCATCTGTAGTTCTTATGCTAAGTAGTTGTCACAATCCGAGACTATCCCCTAgccgtaacacggtgcttggaactacaagtgatccaagctaacccatggactAGCATACtgttgagcaactgatttaatatgtaaaacaaaactTAATTTGCTCAGCGGAAGCATACTCATGAAAAGTTTGAATAAAGTTAATGCTAATACAGTTTTCaccatgataaaactgaagaaagaaactcaaattacatgactgactctgactgacatctatgaagcctctactatactaactatagatagctgggacatgcctccaactatcactaatcaatacatatggaaaataaaaaatatagtacatGATCTACAATTGTTTGGAGTTCTCGAAATAGAAGAACTTGGCACATGCTAGCTGAAAGATGCAAACTGTTTGACCTAGTGTAAGAGCTAcatatggtacctacattatgaaggatgtaGCCACAAACGTAAATATGTGCTCAGTAcgttagaatgtactgagtatatggagacatgcattacatcttgaaaatatttcaaacatgctataaaactgaggatataagttatttgctgaaatatacatTTGACCGTatatgaaaactgaaaatcataaagaatttataaatcatgagctcaAAACAATTTTGTAAGCTAGGTGGTGTTAGAAACATAAATGTTGTCAGCCATTCTCTTGTAAGGCTGAATATACTGTAAAAATTGTACTGAGGATTATGTATGAATATTAGGTCTGAAACTATGTGGTGGGAACTGACTTAACTCATGGATCTGAATATGCAAACATACTGAACCTGAATGAATaaacttacaaaaccaacataacatgTATTAAGTAGGTCTAATTAACTGAAAGACTGACCGAACAACTAAAATTTAAGTAAAGGGTCAACTAACATCGGTATGTTGAGTAGCAGATATATGAATACTTATCATGTAAAAATGaattgtacttagtttgaataactggactgaaactatggggtactgtgcatatgagataaagactaactgaacaacatgagataactgagtatgaatgcatgaaaactgtaatatctgagaatgcaagaccaagtataagcatatttttgaagtaatttGTAAATTGAAAGACTGAAATCTGATAGCTAAATAACTAAGAATTTGTACACTTGATCATGCAAATCTGAActcaaaatacaataaatattgtactgagactgtgggagttattatgtaaccgatataaaccatgtgagctatcatggagtccaacgtctaacccacatTGAGTAGAGATGCTCTATCCTTAACATCGGAATAGAATATGAactgtagtgatcactaaactgatgtTCCAAAGGgataaagagtcaccctctactggcaggttctctcacgagatatgtgtcaaccctcaactggcaggaagacatccaaaacctatgctggctacgtagttctgaaactcaggaactgctactaaaggtcacaccctctactggcaactgagcccccatccctggattctctcgatgctaaatcctactcctaactgaaagacactgaaatactaactggtacATGCATTGATTACTGATAAGcttaggtcatggtattctgaaaataataggGCATATAGattttgaggtaattattaacatataaactaattctgctcaacatgatcatggtgttctgaatatgatattaaaaatcatgatctgactaactcattacttgaaaacagaaatcatgtaaaaacacataggtatcgggtgttcataacccaccaccACTGAATTATCATTAAAACATAACATTTAAACTCAAAATGTAttattgaatcatggttcaactcaagacataggcattttatcaaacatggggaaaacatgaatttaaaacataagaaTGCTGCTAAAAATCATGAGTTTAGGATCTATCatagaattcacttgaataaagcatgagaaacttaaattcatagcatgggaaattcaaaatcttgcatgggatcctacacgggctgaattgaattaaaatcaccatgaaaacatgaaattcaatctttcttgaacatataaaatatcataaaaatagaaaattcactctttaattgaaagaaaagggtttttgggtttcatgggtgaaagggacctatgaatgAATATCCCAcaaattgaaagagaaacaccaatcttgatgctttcttgaaggttcttgaacttgggaacatgaattcttaattttttgaggataaatgaatcgaattcttgttcttgggggAAGAGAATGGTTTTCTTGAGAAGAAAATTGGAGAATAAGGGGGGAAATTATGTCCTAACTGATGCTCAAGTTGTGTTATGACcgattgggttgaggggaaaaagacccaattgtcCCTCAGTCATTTAAATCAAAATGACTGGACACAACTAcgtcaccgcgatgcggtcttGTCGCGGTAGCTTACTGTTTcttacaaaaatgatcataactttcctctcgggtatcggattaaggcgaaattgatatagttggaaagctaattcaattatctacaatttggtgggtcttgagctgaaaattttaatatatgtaAGATGTTGTaaatgttcaaagttgacccttgtagaatcaaatgccaaaatttggccgaatcaaaggctcttagcctGGGCCGGCTCAAGCATATTTGTGGCCTAAGGTAGAAAATTAAACGAAGgccttaaaatttttttaaaaaaataactttcttttaatgaactctatttttaaaattatataataaatttttaagattattttttttaagtgataatatattcaatacacttaatctttcttgagacatagtACTCTAGATATATaaacttcttctaataattttttttatataaaaaaaaaatactttttctataaataatatttaaatttttaaaaaaatctataaatattatcataaaaaatgAGGCCACTCAAATTTGGGGGCCTAAGGCAGAcgcctattttttaaaaaaggtagaGCCGCCCctgctcttagctcaactttgttctaagtgattcccatgaacatttttcacctcaaaagcacttcacacactaggataaagatcatgacacacatattcaattataaatcaagacCTGGACACAACACCTTCACCACGACGTGGTCAGCATTCGATCTGGACTAATGTAGCGTCGTGGGCCTATCGCGGTGACCTACTGGTTCCGTGacccaaacatgccccaaaccttgtccgaaaaatttgaaactcctTCGAGACACAATTCTTGCattcctgaacatgaattaactcaaaaactaacgtCTCAGAGTCAGGAAGACCAAAATGAAAAATCTTCGAAATTTAGAGGTCTTGAAAatgctaagtccccaacacttagtgaaaatttcatgccttaagccccttaagcatgcaactaagagctgaatcgagcTAAGATTAGTACGGGTATTAGAGTAGTTAGATGGATCAACAGAAGAAAGCAGCAAAGCATGATCCATTAATGGTATCAGCTGAAAAATACCAAGAATTATGTAATTGAGCAACAATATTTTGACTCTACTGTTTTAATAAGTGTACACAGCTTGTCTATTAATCTGATCAGTTCTTCCTCtttttgttttcactattttttgtctattgcaacCATCTTTTCCTTTAACACTTCAGTATTGGCTCACTTAtctttcctgaaaaataaaattatggaacTTATCTGTGCATTATTTGTTATCTCATATTGAACTCTGCGCATATAACTCACACAAACTTTAATATCGGAAATCAAACTTTGGTTTAGTTATCTGGATGTTACAACAGCTatgcaaaaatttatattcaaaactagaCATAGTCTAAGTAATCTGAATTATATAGGGAGATTAATTTTACCACACTTTAAACCACGCGACCCCTATAAATGTTTTACTAGCAGTTGTAAGTTGGCCTCACGGATTTGGTCCGTGGCTTTTTCCCTTCTTCAGAAGGGTTTCACGTAAAAATCTTGGtgtcattattatttttgttgattaacCGTATTATCGttctcataaatatttttctttattaccgCAATATTATTATCGTGGCGGGATTTATTCCCAACAACTGATATCAGAGCACAGGTTTTGCtcattcatgaaaataatatttGCGGTTGGTGGTACTATACTCGGTAAAAATAAAATGTTGGAAGTAACGTGTGCGGTAGCAAATTCAACGGTGATAACGGTTTTGGGAGGTGCCAACTCCATTAGTATGAGGCTTTTTGGGAGATGCCCAAAAACAAATCCGTGAGGGCTTGGCCCAAAGCATATCATACTAGTGCAGAGTTTGGGTTTAATTACACGTggtcccaacaagtggtatcaaatcCAATTATTCTGTTGTAGTGGAAAATTTACCCGATTTTCCCAACAGTTTTCTCATTAGATTTTTTTCCTTTCATGCCTCTCTATAGGTGGGGAATTCTTGCATTTGCCGTAAAGACTTGCAGGGGCGGCTTCGACAGATATGATGTCTCAAAGCTAACCTTTTTATGTGAAAGTTTGAGAGAACATATGAAAAGGAATGTACTACTCAAATTATTTTACAgaacatattttataaattttattgctTGTTTGACTGCCTTCCAATTGAAACATGTGAACTTAGAAACGTCAtgttaatttgaagaaaataacCCAGCTAGAGTAGGTGTTTAGACATGATTTTGGGTAATATTTCAGAAAACTAGCATTTGATGGTAACTTGAAAAaggatatttaaaattttaagttgggTTTGGACAGTTAAAGTTTAGTGAGGGAGGCGGTTTTTTAGTTGAAAAATTCAACTTCAAGTTAGAGTTAAAAATTTAGTACATCATATAACCAAATTTGACTTGGACAATACAATTGCTCTATGAAGTAAACTCCATGATACGTGTGGAATTTGTTTATCGCAATTAGtcaagtcaagaagtaaagactTTAAATAACTCGACACAACTTATTTGGAGTTTATTGTCAGCAATGAAGCACTATATTGTTTATGAGAGAGAAGTTAGTTGCGTTAAATTTTATACTGAAAACTAGACAATAATTGTATaagtaataaaatttatatatggagaaaattttcaaattttttaaaccAAATGGATCCTGGAAATAGTCAAGTGTTGggttgtggagcctgattaatatgtgatatactgttatatattaatgttcGCGCGGTTCAACCTCCGCGAAATTCATTTCTCTCTCTCCCCTCACGAActctctctctcatttttcttcatcctctccgTAGATCCAGTGTGTGTGCGCTCGAATCGATCCTAACAACTGGTATCGAAGCTTAGGAGattcatcacaatcactaaagatGGAAGGATCGAAGATTGGAATCTAGAAGTTTGATGGATCCGATTTTGATTTCTGGAAGATGCAGATCGAAGAATATTGGTACTAGAAAGATCTTCAAAAATCCTTGATCGGGGTGAAGTCGGAGTCCATGACGGAGGAGCAGTGGAAGCTTAAGGATCGGCATGCTCTAGGGCTGATCCAGTTGACTTTGATGAGAAATATGGAGTTCAACATGATCAAGAAGAAGACCACGTCCGATCTGTTGAAGGCGCTATCAAATATGTATGAAAAACCATCTACGATGAACAAGGTTTATTTGATGCGTAGATTGTTCAATTTACAAATGTCTGAGAATGGATCTATTGCTGATCATATAAACGAGTTCAATATGATTGTTAGTCAACTGTGTTCTGTGGATattaattttgaagatgaaattaaagcattgattttgatgtcatctctgCCCAAGTCTTGGGATACTGTTGTTCCTACAATTAGCAATTCTCGTGGATCTGAGAAGCTAAAGTTTGATGAAATCCGAGATGTTGTTCTTAGTGAAAGCATTCATAAACAATAAATTGGGGAGTCATCGGGTAGTGCTCTTAGCGTTGACCGAAGGGGCAGAAACAAATCGAAGGGTCAGAATACACAAgacaaatcaaaatcaaagaattgtGGAAAATCTCCACATAAAACCAACATGACATGTTGGAATTGTGGAGAGAAAGGACAATTTCGGATAGATTGCAAGAAAccatagaagaagaaaaatcaaaaatctaaAGATGATAATGATTCTGTTAATTCAGCAGAAGACATTGGGGATGCTCTAATCCTTAGTGTGGACATCCCGGTTGAATCCTGGATATTAGATTCTGGTGCATCTTTTCATTCATCTTCAAGCAAGGAATTGTTCCAAAATTTCAAGTCTGAAATTTTTGGAAAGGTGTGTCTTGCTGACAACAAACCGTTGGCGATTGAAGGAAAGGGGGATGCCTGCATAAAAACTCTAGCTGAAAATTAGTGGACATTGGAGGATGTCAAATATATTCCTGGTCTCAAGAAGAATCTGATCTCTGTTAGTCAATTAGATAGCACAAGCTATGTAGCAGAGTTTAGGATAGGTTTATGGCAGATTGTCAAGGGTGCTATGGTTGTAGCACGTGGCACAAAATCTAGAATTTTATACACCACTGCAGGGTGTATAAACATGGCTGTTGTTGTTGGGGTTGCTTCCGGTTCATGTCTGTGGCATAACAGACTTAAACACATGAGTGCCAAAGGAATAAAGATGATGGCTGCAAAAGGAGATTTAGAGGGCCTAAAATCTATTGATATGGGTCTTTGTGAGAGCTGTGTTATGGGAAAACAGAAATGAGTAAGCTTCACAAAGACTACGAAAGATCCTAAAAAAGTTTAGTTGGAAATGGTCCATACAGACGTTTGGGGACCATCCCCTGTTTCATAACTTGCTGGATCCGGATTCTATGTCGCCTTCATTGATGATTTTAGAGAAAGGTATGGGTTTACTTCTTGAAACATAAGTCAGATGTGTTTGCTAGTCAGATGTGTTTGCTACTTTCAAGAGATGGGaagctgaagttgaaaatcagactGGTTTGAAAATCAAATGCCTGAGGTATGACAATAGAGGAGAATATGACAAGTCAGAATTCAAACAACTCTGGAGGGAATTAGATTGATGAGGATAGTTCCCGAGAAGGCAAGGTAGAATGGAGTTGCTGAAAGGATGAACAGAACATTGAATGAGCCTGCAAGGGGCATAAGGATACATTGTGGGCTACCTAAGACGTTTTGGGTATATGCTGTGAGCACAGTTTCATACTTGTTCAATAGGGGACCATCAGTTCCTATGGGGTTCAAGATTCCAGAAGAAGTATGGACAGGAAAAGAACTCAAGTATTCTCACTTAAGAACTTTTGGTTGCACTGCATATGCTCATGTTGATCCAGAGAAGAGAGATAAGCTTGATGCTAAAGCTATAAAGTGCTACTTTAT is from Capsicum annuum cultivar UCD-10X-F1 chromosome 5, UCD10Xv1.1, whole genome shotgun sequence and encodes:
- the LOC124898671 gene encoding receptor kinase-like protein Xa21; amino-acid sequence: MLDAAMAIEYLHHGKETPIVHCDLKPSNVLLNEDMVAHVGDFGISKIFAVSKSIAHTETLGTLGYIAPEYGSEGIVSTSGDVYSYSIMLMEILTKRRPTDEEICSENLDLRKWMTQSFSGTMLEVVDANLFPEEEQITSKSEICIASMVELALDCTKENSDSRISMKDVVKRLNKIKNTFLET